A genome region from Raphanus sativus cultivar WK10039 unplaced genomic scaffold, ASM80110v3 Scaffold3206, whole genome shotgun sequence includes the following:
- the LOC130506411 gene encoding uncharacterized protein LOC130506411 → MWTINKFFFLLPVAFMAVFGTAQTLPSQPISGPDPTDCMSSLYAIPNCLQEIVQSFVNGEIGTIGHSCCHAFLGLSADCITERFVFAPDFPPTLRDHCSGHL, encoded by the coding sequence ATGTGGACGATCAACAAgtttttcttccttcttccaGTTGCATTCATGGCCGTGTTCGGTACAGCTCAAACGTTACCTTCGCAGCCTATATCTGGACCGGACCCAACAGATTGTATGTCATCCCTATATGCTATTCCCAACTGTCTCCAAGAAATTGTCCAATCGTTTGTAAACGGAGAAATCGGGACTATTGGTCACTCTTGTTGTCATGCCTTCTTGGGTCTCAGTGCAGATTGTATTACTGAGAGGTTTGTCTTCGCTCCCGACTTCCCTCCGACTCTAAGGGATCATTGTTCCGGCCATTTATGA